The Niallia alba genome includes a window with the following:
- a CDS encoding MFS transporter yields MTSAYRISMLVNDQPGVLARISSLFGAHHVNIEDIKTKKYKREATTRIQISSSARDKQVQNLLIGLQGLMDVVEVDADAIHKSAFQQRLLQRTDTIQTLREQKTLSKKVSYWLVACSLFLTLFGTNIPASLYSLYRMEWGLTSGMITLVFAIYAFTVIPAIVIAGQLSDQIGKKKVLIPGIFFSLIGTFCFIIANGLGMLLIGRLFQGLSVGILNGVAVAALTELDEKKNTKKTALICALAVTLGNAFGPILSGLLGDFAPIPLRLSYYVHLLFIIPCFILLFFLNENIRPGLKPVQLKKPFVPKEIMKPFLLASFTSFVAWSIISMFMSLIPSNLSSFTTVTSLTISGIVVALGLIAAAFNQILLKQLSLIKLITIGYVFLAVGLMLLVITINTQSLTLLLISAVLIGGGNGPAYAGSLALVNEMAPSKIKGNIVSTFFVITYLGVSLPVIGLGYLSQTFGVAGAVTTYVLIMGALILLIAGFAWKERKTIFTK; encoded by the coding sequence ATGACTTCAGCATATCGCATATCGATGCTTGTAAATGATCAGCCGGGAGTTCTGGCTCGTATATCCAGCTTATTTGGAGCGCATCATGTAAATATTGAAGATATAAAAACGAAAAAATATAAACGAGAAGCAACGACGAGAATACAAATTTCTAGTTCAGCAAGAGACAAGCAAGTTCAAAACCTTTTAATTGGATTACAGGGACTAATGGATGTCGTAGAAGTGGATGCAGATGCCATTCATAAATCGGCTTTCCAACAAAGACTGCTTCAACGTACAGATACTATTCAAACACTAAGAGAGCAAAAAACATTAAGCAAAAAAGTATCTTACTGGCTAGTTGCCTGCAGTTTATTTTTAACATTATTCGGAACGAATATTCCAGCATCTCTTTATTCGCTTTATCGAATGGAGTGGGGACTTACATCGGGAATGATTACACTTGTGTTTGCTATTTATGCCTTTACCGTAATTCCCGCTATCGTCATTGCAGGGCAATTATCAGATCAAATTGGGAAAAAGAAAGTGCTAATTCCAGGGATTTTCTTCTCACTGATAGGAACATTTTGCTTCATCATCGCAAATGGTCTTGGAATGCTGCTTATTGGCCGTTTATTCCAAGGATTATCTGTCGGTATTTTAAATGGAGTAGCAGTAGCTGCTTTAACAGAGTTAGATGAGAAGAAAAACACGAAAAAGACCGCGTTAATATGTGCTCTTGCTGTTACACTTGGTAATGCATTCGGGCCAATTCTCTCCGGATTGCTTGGTGACTTTGCTCCAATCCCATTAAGATTATCTTATTATGTACATTTATTATTTATCATCCCATGTTTTATCCTTCTGTTTTTCCTAAATGAAAATATTAGACCAGGTCTAAAGCCTGTTCAATTAAAGAAACCATTTGTTCCAAAAGAAATAATGAAACCATTTTTATTAGCTTCCTTTACTTCTTTTGTGGCATGGTCGATTATTAGTATGTTTATGTCTTTAATACCATCCAATCTGTCTAGCTTTACGACCGTAACGAGCTTAACCATATCAGGAATTGTTGTAGCACTTGGATTAATCGCTGCGGCCTTTAACCAAATTTTATTAAAACAATTATCCTTAATAAAATTGATCACAATTGGCTATGTCTTCCTAGCGGTAGGGCTTATGCTCCTAGTTATTACAATTAACACTCAATCACTGACGTTATTGTTGATTTCAGCTGTACTTATTGGTGGAGGGAATGGACCAGCATATGCGGGAAGCTTAGCGCTAGTAAATGAAATGGCACCAAGTAAAATAAAAGGAAATATTGTTTCTACCTTTTTTGTAATTACGTATCTAGGTGTAAGCCTGCCGGTTATTGGTCTCGGCTATTTATCACAGACATTTGGAGTTGCTGGCGCCGTAACAACATATGTACTTATCATGGGGGCGCTTATATTGTTAATTGCAGGTTTTGCTTGGAAAGAAAGAAAAACCATTTTTACAAAATAA
- a CDS encoding B3/B4 domain-containing protein: MDISLSAQIKQLIPNFKIGFIHYQGMEVMDTPQMIKGRMRLFQESIFFDLEDNNVTDIPSVKEWREIFKKTGKDPNRYRHSAESLLRRIKKQNYLEPINSSIDINNFFSLQYGVPIGIYDCANLQGNINIRIGKEGEQYAGLNGRMNSIENLIVSADELGPFGSPFVDSDRAPVQPSTKNAIQIVYLPPSIESEKANQMVESLLNMFVQVHGGEASFSIVE, encoded by the coding sequence TTGGATATTTCACTCTCAGCACAGATTAAGCAATTGATACCTAATTTTAAGATTGGATTCATTCATTATCAAGGAATGGAAGTAATGGACACACCACAGATGATAAAAGGGCGAATGCGACTTTTTCAAGAGTCTATTTTTTTTGATTTAGAAGATAACAACGTAACCGATATTCCTTCTGTAAAAGAATGGCGGGAAATCTTTAAAAAGACAGGTAAAGATCCAAATCGCTATCGCCATTCAGCAGAAAGCCTGCTTAGACGCATCAAAAAACAAAATTACTTAGAGCCAATCAATAGTAGCATTGATATTAATAATTTCTTTTCCCTTCAATATGGCGTTCCTATCGGTATTTATGATTGTGCCAATCTTCAAGGAAATATAAACATACGTATTGGAAAAGAAGGCGAACAATATGCTGGTCTTAATGGAAGAATGAATTCGATTGAAAATTTGATTGTATCTGCAGATGAGCTTGGTCCATTTGGCAGTCCTTTTGTCGATTCCGACAGAGCACCTGTCCAACCATCTACGAAAAATGCCATTCAAATTGTCTATCTTCCCCCATCCATTGAAAGTGAAAAAGCAAACCAAATGGTAGAATCCCTACTTAATATGTTTGTACAGGTTCATGGAGGAGAAGCTTCTTTTTCCATTGTAGAATAA
- the queG gene encoding tRNA epoxyqueuosine(34) reductase QueG yields MDFRELKKDIIEYSKTIGIDKIGFTSASTFEEMKVRLIRQQELNYQSGFEEKDIEKRVNPSLLLEQPKSIISIALAYPSKMKERVVSKKGARRGIFCRASWGTDYHVVLNDRLKKLEDYIKERIPDALCKSMVDTGELVDRAVAQRAGIGWSGKNCAIITPEFGSYVYLGEMITNLPLDPDTPMEDQCGTCNKCVEVCPTGALIQGGQLNAQRCIAFQTQTKGFLAEEFREKLGNRIYGCDTCQTVCPKNKGIDFHNHPEMEPDPEIAKPLLQPLLFISNKEFKEKYGYISGSWRGKKPIQRNAIIALAHFKEEGAVGDLITVMKKDPRPVIRGTAAWALGKIGGDESKTALQTATQQEEDQEVLQEIQDALQRLAH; encoded by the coding sequence TTGGATTTCCGTGAATTAAAGAAAGATATCATTGAATATAGTAAAACAATCGGAATAGATAAAATAGGCTTTACCAGTGCAAGTACCTTTGAAGAAATGAAAGTACGTTTAATTAGGCAGCAAGAATTAAATTATCAATCTGGTTTTGAAGAGAAAGATATAGAGAAGCGGGTAAACCCCTCCCTTCTATTAGAACAGCCAAAGTCGATTATTTCGATTGCACTTGCTTATCCTTCTAAAATGAAAGAAAGGGTAGTCAGCAAAAAAGGAGCACGCAGAGGCATATTTTGCCGTGCTTCTTGGGGAACTGATTATCATGTTGTTTTAAATGATCGTTTGAAGAAACTTGAGGATTATATAAAAGAAAGAATCCCGGATGCATTGTGTAAATCGATGGTAGATACCGGGGAATTGGTGGACCGAGCAGTTGCTCAGCGTGCAGGTATTGGCTGGTCTGGAAAAAACTGTGCGATCATCACGCCAGAGTTTGGCTCTTATGTTTATTTAGGAGAAATGATTACCAATCTTCCACTAGATCCAGATACTCCAATGGAAGATCAGTGTGGAACATGTAATAAATGCGTAGAGGTTTGTCCGACAGGTGCGCTTATTCAAGGTGGACAGTTAAATGCTCAAAGATGTATTGCTTTTCAAACACAGACAAAGGGATTTCTAGCAGAAGAATTTAGAGAAAAGCTCGGAAACCGAATTTATGGCTGTGACACCTGCCAAACTGTTTGTCCGAAAAATAAAGGAATTGATTTTCACAATCATCCAGAAATGGAGCCAGACCCAGAAATTGCAAAACCATTGCTCCAGCCACTACTATTTATCAGCAATAAAGAATTTAAGGAAAAGTATGGTTATATTTCTGGTTCTTGGCGTGGAAAAAAGCCGATTCAGCGCAACGCGATTATTGCACTTGCTCATTTTAAAGAGGAAGGAGCAGTCGGAGATTTAATTACTGTTATGAAAAAAGACCCAAGACCAGTGATAAGAGGAACAGCAGCATGGGCTTTAGGGAAAATTGGCGGCGACGAGTCAAAGACTGCCTTGCAAACAGCAACACAACAAGAAGAAGATCAAGAAGTTCTACAAGAAATCCAAGATGCTTTACAGCGATTAGCGCATTAA
- a CDS encoding amidase domain-containing protein gives MKQQLMELIEKRIQQCVAKERTAIVDEKLERKRNSMNKRNAEIVHVKAQGKIEDSQKKADETEELVYSVHLQYFIKQGELFIVEEEVENRKGVFYKSVLIEDTELLPAYPEDYREVPLAEEFRETKERSSRYTYDRLKAVQYAEKWWNSYNPKYHQFEVDCTNYISQCVHEGGAPMRGYPNRNKGWWMQNNNWSYSWSVANAFPRYLETSTAGLRANKVNSAMELKLGDVICYDFEGDGKYNHTTIVTGKDANGEPLVNAHTYNSRMRYWKYEDSTAYTPNIKYKFFTIIDG, from the coding sequence ATGAAACAACAATTAATGGAGCTTATCGAGAAACGGATTCAGCAATGTGTTGCAAAAGAAAGAACAGCCATAGTAGATGAGAAATTAGAGCGAAAAAGAAATAGTATGAATAAAAGAAATGCTGAAATAGTTCATGTGAAGGCACAAGGGAAAATTGAAGATAGTCAAAAAAAGGCGGATGAGACAGAAGAATTGGTTTATTCTGTTCATCTCCAATATTTTATCAAGCAAGGCGAGCTTTTTATTGTTGAAGAAGAGGTCGAAAATAGAAAAGGTGTTTTTTATAAAAGCGTATTAATTGAAGATACGGAGCTCCTCCCAGCTTATCCAGAAGATTATCGAGAGGTACCATTAGCTGAAGAATTTAGAGAAACGAAAGAGAGATCGAGTCGCTACACATATGATCGTCTAAAAGCAGTGCAATATGCAGAGAAATGGTGGAATAGTTACAATCCGAAATATCACCAATTTGAGGTCGATTGTACCAATTATATATCGCAATGTGTGCATGAGGGAGGGGCGCCGATGAGAGGCTATCCGAACCGTAATAAGGGTTGGTGGATGCAAAATAATAATTGGAGCTACAGTTGGTCTGTAGCGAATGCATTTCCAAGATATTTAGAAACTTCTACTGCCGGTCTACGTGCAAATAAAGTAAATAGCGCAATGGAGTTAAAGCTTGGAGATGTCATTTGTTATGATTTTGAAGGGGATGGGAAATATAATCATACAACGATTGTCACGGGAAAAGATGCAAATGGAGAGCCGTTAGTAAATGCACATACGTATAATAGTCGCATGCGCTACTGGAAATATGAAGATTCAACTGCCTATACTCCAAATATTAAATATAAATTCTTTACGATTATTGATGGTTAA
- the trmL gene encoding tRNA (uridine(34)/cytosine(34)/5-carboxymethylaminomethyluridine(34)-2'-O)-methyltransferase TrmL: MAIHIVLYQPQIPSNTGNIARTCAGTDTVLHLIRPFGFSTDDKALKRAGLDYWEYVEIHYYDSLDEFYKKNDGGAFYYVTKVGETPYDSFNYSEINKDHYFIFGSETTGLPQEVIQNNLDRTLRIPMTDNIRSYNLSNTAAVLIYEALRQQNFGHLKK; this comes from the coding sequence TTGGCAATACATATTGTTCTATACCAACCACAAATACCTTCCAATACAGGCAATATTGCCAGAACATGTGCGGGAACAGACACGGTGCTTCATCTAATTCGTCCATTTGGATTCTCCACCGACGATAAAGCGTTAAAGAGAGCAGGCTTAGATTATTGGGAATATGTCGAGATTCATTATTATGACTCCTTAGATGAATTTTACAAAAAAAATGACGGCGGAGCTTTTTACTATGTTACGAAGGTTGGAGAAACGCCTTATGACTCCTTCAATTACAGTGAAATAAATAAAGATCATTACTTTATTTTCGGAAGCGAAACAACGGGGCTTCCTCAAGAAGTTATTCAGAATAATTTAGATAGAACTTTACGAATCCCAATGACAGATAATATTCGTTCTTATAATCTTTCAAATACAGCAGCTGTTCTTATTTATGAGGCATTAAGGCAACAAAATTTTGGACATCTAAAAAAATAA
- a CDS encoding DUF4181 domain-containing protein, with translation MVFTISKDFLFLLSFFILLFGSEGYLRKKLGLPNKKEKKVHPLQKWLDFTMILSAIILMFLLDSPIVSMCILICHSFLQSFVEWRYNKKSKEWIIYLTSGLILFVLTIIGILLGYSYYQ, from the coding sequence ATGGTCTTTACTATATCGAAAGATTTTCTCTTTTTATTAAGCTTCTTTATCCTTCTTTTTGGATCAGAAGGCTACTTAAGAAAAAAGCTAGGACTGCCAAATAAAAAGGAAAAAAAGGTCCATCCACTACAAAAATGGTTGGATTTTACGATGATACTCAGTGCTATAATCTTAATGTTTTTATTAGATAGTCCAATAGTAAGTATGTGTATATTAATCTGTCATAGCTTTCTTCAATCTTTTGTAGAGTGGAGATATAATAAAAAGTCAAAAGAATGGATTATTTATTTAACAAGCGGGCTAATTCTTTTTGTCCTAACGATTATTGGTATATTATTAGGATATAGTTACTATCAGTAA
- the nfsA gene encoding oxygen-insensitive NADPH nitroreductase, whose protein sequence is MNQTIETILNHRSVRKFTDKELTQDQIRLLVEAAQSASTSSFVQAYSIIGVKDKGKKKKLAELAGNQQYVENNGHLFVFCADLYRHVVAAEMEGKKEAALDSIESTEKFMVSLIDVALASQNMAIAAESLGLGICYIGGIRNNLVEVSQLLKTPDHVLPVFALVVGYPDQQTEKKPRAPFHHIYHENEYEQDLEQYKSGLQEYNEEITEYYEERTNGARSDTWTAQMAGNFAQKSRMYMKGFVQQKKFDLK, encoded by the coding sequence ATGAATCAAACAATTGAAACAATACTCAATCATCGCTCTGTAAGAAAATTTACAGATAAGGAGTTAACCCAAGATCAAATTCGTCTCCTTGTAGAAGCTGCCCAAAGTGCTTCTACCTCTAGTTTTGTACAAGCCTATAGTATTATTGGTGTAAAAGATAAGGGAAAAAAGAAAAAATTAGCGGAATTAGCTGGAAATCAGCAATATGTGGAAAACAATGGTCATTTATTTGTTTTTTGCGCTGATTTATATCGCCATGTTGTAGCAGCAGAAATGGAAGGAAAAAAGGAAGCAGCACTGGATTCGATTGAAAGCACAGAAAAATTTATGGTCAGCCTTATAGATGTAGCGTTAGCTTCGCAAAATATGGCAATTGCTGCAGAGTCATTAGGACTTGGCATTTGTTACATAGGCGGCATTCGAAATAATTTAGTGGAAGTGAGTCAGCTATTAAAAACACCAGATCATGTTTTACCGGTATTTGCTTTAGTTGTAGGCTATCCAGATCAACAAACAGAGAAAAAACCAAGAGCTCCATTTCATCATATTTATCACGAAAATGAATATGAGCAAGACCTAGAACAATATAAAAGTGGGCTACAGGAATATAACGAAGAAATCACCGAGTATTACGAGGAAAGAACAAATGGAGCAAGATCGGATACATGGACAGCGCAAATGGCCGGTAATTTTGCACAAAAATCGCGTATGTATATGAAAGGGTTCGTGCAACAGAAGAAATTCGATTTGAAATAA